GCCATCCTGCCCCGGCGCACGGCGGTGCTGCGCGGGTCGGCCGGCACGACGGCCGGCGCGCAGGTGCTGGCCGCGAACGTGGACCACCTGTGGATCGTGCGGGGGCTGGACACAGCACCCAACCTGCGGAGCCTGGAACGATATCTGGCAGTGGCGTGGGAGAGCGGTGCCTCGCCGGAGATCGTGCTCACCAAGAGCGACCTGGCGGAGGATCGGGAGGCCAGCCTCGCCGGGGTCCGAGCGATCGCCTTCGGCGTGCCCGTGCACGCCATCAGCATCACCGACGCGGACTCGGTGGCGGCGCTCCGCGACCGCCTCGTGCCGGGAGAGACCGTGGCTCTGCTCGGCCCTTCGGGTGCGGGCAAGTCCACCCTCATCAATGCACTGGCCTCGGCTCGGTTGACGCGCACCGGGGAGGTTCGCGCCAGCGACCGGAAGGGCCGGCACACCACCACGGCGCGGGAGCTGTTCGCGATCCCGGGCGGTGCCCTGCTCCTGGACACCCCCGGCCTGCGTGAGCTCCGCGTGATCGAGGCTGGTGACGGCGTGGAGCGGGCCTTCCCGGACATCGATGCGCTCTCCGGCGGCTGCCGGTTCCGGGACTGCTCGCACACGACGGAGCCCGGGTGCGAAGTCCTGGCCGCGGTGGAAGCTGGAACGCTCTCTGCCGAGCGGCTGGAGAGCTACCGCAAGCTGCAGGCGGATGTCGCGTACGCCCGGCGGAAGGACGATCCCCGCGCCCAGGCCGCGTACGTTGCGGAGCACAAGACGGCCCTGCGCACGCTCAAGCATCATCCGAAGTACCGGAGGGATGGATGATCCGCCGGCGCGCCCGAGTACGGCCGGTGGCGAGACGCACGATCGTGTCCGGCGCCTGGATGATCGCGGCCCTCGCTGCGTGCGGCGATCCAGCGCAGGTCGAATCGGACCTCACGGAGACCACCACGACCGAGCACTACGCCTTCCACTTCGCCGCAGGCGATTCGGTGGATGTCGAGTGGCAGGAGGCGTTCCACGCCTGGGTCAGCGCCGAGCTCGAGATCACGGAGCCCCGACGCCTGGAGTACTTCAAGTATCGGGATCGAGCCCATCTCGCCTCGATCACCGGTCGCAGCACCAACGGCTTCGCCGAGCCGGGCACGCTGCGCTTCCACACCATCTGGCCGATCGACAACCACGAGGGGGTGCACACGCTCGTCTTGTTGCACCTCGGGCATCCGCCGGCGTTGTTCAACGAAGGGGTGGCCGTGGCGCACCAGACCGATCCGTTCGCCGGGGACCTGGTTGCGCGCTGGAGCGGTCAGGACATCCACGACCTGGCGCGGACGTTCCTGCGGCAGAGGAGGATCCCCGCGCTCACGGCCCTGCTGAGGAGTCCTGACTTCTTCTCGCACAGCGATGCCATCACCTATCCCACGGCGGGCTCCTTCGTGCGCTGGCTGCTGGACCGGTACGGACTCGGCGCCTTCCGCGCCTTGCTCGCGGGTGCATCCTTCGACGATCCTGCAGAGACGACGCGGCAGCGCTTCCAGACGGCGTACGGCATGCCGTTGGAGGACGCCTGGACGGCCTGGCAGAGCTGGCTCGAGATGGAGGGATCGTGAGACAGACCCTGGGACTCCACGAGGGGCTGCTTCTGCTTGCCCTCCACGACCGGAAGGGAACCGTCCCGATCGGCAGCATGGTGGACATGGGGCTGGGGGGCGGCCTCCTGGCGGAGCTCGTCCTGGCCGGGCGGGTCGAGATCCAGGGCGAAGGCCGCAAGCGGCTCGTGGCCGTGGTCGACACGAGGCGCTTCGGGGACGAGCTCCTGGACGAGGCGCTGAAGCGCCTGCGGGAGGCGAAACGCCGGATCAAGCCTGCCACGGCGGTGCACCGACTCGGTCGACTCAAGCAGCTCCGCCATCGCGTGGCGCGTGACCTGTGTCGCCGTGGGGTCCTGCGCGCGACGGAGGATCAGATCCTGCTGCTCTTCCGACGGCGGGTCTATCCCACGGTCGACCCGGGGCCGGAGCGGACGCTCGTCGCCGACATCCGCGGCGCGCTGGACGCGCCGGGGGAGCGGTTCGCACGGATCGAGGAACGGACGGCCGTGCTCGTCGGGCTGGCGCACGCATCGCGGCTGCTCGGCGGGCTCTACGGCCGTTCCGAGCTGCGGGCGCTCAAGCCTCGTCTGCAGGCGCTGCGCGAGATGTCGCCCGCGGTCGAGGCGACCTGGAGCGCGGTGGAGGCCACCGAGGCGGCCACGGTCGCCGCGATCGCGGCGGCGTCGTGAGGCACGCCGAGCGGAGCACGTGGCGACAGTCTGGCATACGCCTCCCTGCGGCCGCTGCCGCGGAAGGACCGGAACTCCGCCGGAGGGTGGTGAGCGCGCCAGCGTGCCGGGGAGTCGTCGTCATCGCACTGGCGTTGGGCGCATGCGTCCAGGAGGAGGGTGACCACGTCAACGAGGGCAGCAGGGCGGATGCCTCTCCCGCGGCGGTGCACGCGTGGCGGCTTACCGACGTGCCGCTGCTGGACCTCGCGACGGCGGGAGCTGGCGGCGCCTACGAGTTCACGCGCATCATCGGCGCGGTCCGCCTGTCGGACGGTGGCATCGTTGCCGCAAACTTCGCGAATCCTCCGGATATCCGAGGCTTTGCACCCGATGGACGTCACCTGTGGACTGTCGGTGGTTCGGGGGGAGGGCCGGGCGAGTTCGAGGCCATCGCCTGGATCCAGAAGCTGCGTGGCGACACCATCGTAGCGTACGACTACTGGCAGTCCCGACTGACGTTCCTCTCCACGGCGGGGGTCCTGCTGGGGGTAACGGCCGTCGAACGGGCCGATGCGCGAGTGGGTCCCGGCGGACTCTCGCTGAGCTCCATGTTCGACGATGGAAGTCTGTTGGGTCGCCAGAATCTCCTCTTTCCGGGTGCACCCCGGGGTGAGGGACGGCTGATTGCACCGTTCCTGCGCGTCGATCGGTCGGGTTCGACGTGGGACACGATTGCGGTTCTGGAGTCGATCGACCATGCGGAAGGTGCGGAGGGTCGTCCCATCCTCCCGCTCTTCGGACGCAGCGCCGTCGTCATGGTGGCAGGGAACCGCATGGTGCACGGGATGGGTGACCAGTTCGTGTTCGCGGCCTACGACCACAACGGCGTGAAGGAGGTCGAGTTCCGGCTCGGTGTGGAGCCGCGAGCTGTGACGCCTGAGCTCCTGGAGCAGGCTGAGCGGGCGCAGCGGAGTGCAACGGCCGGAGCGGGACCGCGAGCGAACCAGGCAGATCTGGACTGGCGGTACCGTGAAGGACCTCGTGCGGCGACGGTCCCCGCCTACGACCGCTTTCGCGCGGGTGGGGATGGGCGGATCTGGGTGCGGAGCTATGTGGTTCCGGGGGATCCGGTGGTGAGGTGGTACTCCTTCATGCCCGATGGTCGGCCGGAGGGGCAGCTCGAGGTCCCGGCGGGCCTCGACCTCCTGCATTTCGCAACGGCCGAGGTGCTGGGCGTTTGGACCGACAGTCTCGACGTGCAGACGCCTCGCCTCTACGGACTCCTCCCTCGCTGACCGACTGCGTCCGGGCGGGCAGGGCTCGCGCCGCAGCCGCGACTGCTGCTCTCGAGATCGCTCGAGGGCTATCTCCCTCGTGTCTGCCCCCTACCCCAGCACCCCCGCATACGCCGACAGCGCCGGCTGACCGCCCAGGTGCGCGTACAGCACCTTCGAGCCCGGCGCGATCCCCTCGCTGTCGACGAGGTCCATGAGAGCGGCCATCGACTTGCCCTCGTAGACCGGGTCGGTGAGCATCCCCTCCAAGCGCCCGCACATGCGGATGGCGTCCAGCGTGCGCGCGTCGGGCTTGCCGTAGACCCCGGCGTGCCAGCCGTCGAGCAGGACGACGTCGTCCTCAGTCAGCTCGCGCTCCACTCCGATGCGGCGGGCGGTATCGCGCGCGATGCGGGTCACCTGCGCACGCGTCTGCTCCACGGTGGCGGACGCATCGATCCCGAGGATGCGCCGCCCCCGCCCCTCCAGCGCCGCCCCGGCGATCATGCCGGCGTGGGTGGAGCCGGTCACCGAACACACCACGACCGTGTCGAAGAACATGCCGAGGGCCTTCTCCTGCTCGGCCAGCTCGACGACCCAGTTGGCGAACCCGAGGCCGCCGAGCGGATGATCCGACGCGCCCGCAGGGATGGGGTAGGGTTTGCCGCCGGCGGCCTCCACGGATTCCAGGGCGCGCCGCCAGCTCTCGCGCACGCCGATGTCGAACCCGGCGGGGTTCAGGCGTACGTCCCCACCCATGATCCGCGAGAGTTGGATGTTGCCCACGCGGTCGTAGACGACGTCGGGCCAGTCCACCCAGGCCTCCTGGATGGTGACCGCCTTCAGCCCCAGATGGGCGGCCACGCCGGTGACCTGGCGCGTGTGATTGGACTGCACCCCGCCGATCGAGACGAGCGTATCGCAGCCCTGGGCGATCGCATCGGCGACCAGGTACTCGAGCTTGCGGACCTTGTTGCCGCCGAAGGCGATGCCGGAGTTGCAGTCCTCGCGCTTGGCCCAGATCTCCACCCGGTCTCCGAGGTGGCGGCTCAGCCGGCGGAGGGGGTGCACGGGCGAAGGCCCGAACGTCAGCGGATGACGCGGGAAGTCGGCGAGTGACATGGGGCAGCTCTCTGATTATCGTATACGATTATACGATACGGTAGCGGAGGGGCACCGCCATGGGCAAGTCGGTCGAGGAACTGAGCGGGACCCTCCGGTCCGCCATCCTCGGAGGAGACCTGGAGCCCGGCGCGCGGCTGCGCCAGGACGACCTGGCGGCCCGGCTGGGCGTGAGCAAGATCCCGCTGAGGGAAGCCCTGCAGCGCCTGGCCGCCGAGGGTCTGGTGACGGTGGACGCCAACCGGGGGTTCTCCGTGAGCCGACTCACCGCCTCCGAAGCGGAGGAGATCTACGCGCTCCGTCTGGCCCTCGAGCCCGAGCTCCTGCAGCGGGCCCTCCCCCGGGCGACGATCGTGGATCTGGCCCGCGCCGAGCACGCGCTCGAGGCGGATGCCGACGCGACGCCCGCCGGCAACTGGACCTTCCACCAGGCGCTCTACGGGCCCTCCGGCTGGGAGCGGGGGCTCACGCTGGTCCGGGGCCTGCACGGGGCCGTG
This genomic stretch from Gemmatimonadota bacterium harbors:
- a CDS encoding GntR family transcriptional regulator, translated to MGKSVEELSGTLRSAILGGDLEPGARLRQDDLAARLGVSKIPLREALQRLAAEGLVTVDANRGFSVSRLTASEAEEIYALRLALEPELLQRALPRATIVDLARAEHALEADADATPAGNWTFHQALYGPSGWERGLTLVRGLHGAVAPYLLLYLDDPTGAAASAAQHREILARCQTRDAPGAAEVLRTHLRMAGERLVGRLTDAAAGASPV
- the rsgA gene encoding ribosome small subunit-dependent GTPase A, producing MDVLEPMGWDAARAQAFAVWDGPTGEPARVTAQQRDRWSLRARSGAVEGRLLRWETGAPTPVTGDWVVCRPPSHPSDPLGIVAILPRRTAVLRGSAGTTAGAQVLAANVDHLWIVRGLDTAPNLRSLERYLAVAWESGASPEIVLTKSDLAEDREASLAGVRAIAFGVPVHAISITDADSVAALRDRLVPGETVALLGPSGAGKSTLINALASARLTRTGEVRASDRKGRHTTTARELFAIPGGALLLDTPGLRELRVIEAGDGVERAFPDIDALSGGCRFRDCSHTTEPGCEVLAAVEAGTLSAERLESYRKLQADVAYARRKDDPRAQAAYVAEHKTALRTLKHHPKYRRDG
- a CDS encoding GPP34 family phosphoprotein, with product MRQTLGLHEGLLLLALHDRKGTVPIGSMVDMGLGGGLLAELVLAGRVEIQGEGRKRLVAVVDTRRFGDELLDEALKRLREAKRRIKPATAVHRLGRLKQLRHRVARDLCRRGVLRATEDQILLLFRRRVYPTVDPGPERTLVADIRGALDAPGERFARIEERTAVLVGLAHASRLLGGLYGRSELRALKPRLQALREMSPAVEATWSAVEATEAATVAAIAAAS
- a CDS encoding 1-aminocyclopropane-1-carboxylate deaminase; translated protein: MSLADFPRHPLTFGPSPVHPLRRLSRHLGDRVEIWAKREDCNSGIAFGGNKVRKLEYLVADAIAQGCDTLVSIGGVQSNHTRQVTGVAAHLGLKAVTIQEAWVDWPDVVYDRVGNIQLSRIMGGDVRLNPAGFDIGVRESWRRALESVEAAGGKPYPIPAGASDHPLGGLGFANWVVELAEQEKALGMFFDTVVVCSVTGSTHAGMIAGAALEGRGRRILGIDASATVEQTRAQVTRIARDTARRIGVERELTEDDVVLLDGWHAGVYGKPDARTLDAIRMCGRLEGMLTDPVYEGKSMAALMDLVDSEGIAPGSKVLYAHLGGQPALSAYAGVLG